A region from the Acyrthosiphon pisum isolate AL4f chromosome A1, pea_aphid_22Mar2018_4r6ur, whole genome shotgun sequence genome encodes:
- the LOC100573389 gene encoding uncharacterized protein LOC100573389, protein MNPTFKHFFKGDCTNITKPSPMETCNDHTCTINLNILKQCGFYQIFDPNSKKIFGWNVYRISFIALTVITQCLIGFGNCGFLFELEDTTDNIDLFLIIFSNSYFCLTEWKVVILIINRKKFLELLDVTDLIFLKSKQCRNNIKILCKHRIRALQLTNLYFMFCIFVIIEWIIFPIMINSFIAHKTENRRLENVVNRRYPVDVNTYNKYYILFYVFEIIIGVKTVYLVLMVDILLLSIGWAIIIQYEVLAEAFKNIGYNENLQKDHDHDVDDYKYFKSILFDQQQLDSKVKLYFPIVKPIVLMHVAINSVLFIMLSNSFLMVFLSTESFTYKIVNLFKIGTGILYICLQLFLYCHLFDNINLKRKSVNLGIYSCNWTKMDLKFKKLLLLTMQINDANYITIKASTKTIVNLPIFANVLMTSYNIVSVMVKTMSKYRKT, encoded by the exons ATGAATCCGacgttcaaacatttttttaaaggag attgtACGAACATAACGAAACCAAGTCCGATGGAAACATGTAATGATCATACTTGCaccattaatttaaacattttaaagcaatgcggtttttatcaaatatttgatcCAAACAGCAAAAAGATATTCGGTTGGAATGTTTACCGTATTTCTTTTATTGCGTTAACCGTGATAACCCAGTGTTTAATTGGTTTCGGGAATTGTggatttttgtttgaattgGAAGACACTACTGACAACATTGATTTATTTCTGATCATATTCTCTAATTCATATTTTTGCCTTACTGAGTGGAAAGTGGTCATACTTATAATCAACAGGAAAAAATTTTTGGAGCTTTTGGACGTtacagatttaatatttttgaagagcAAACAGTGtcgtaataacattaaaatactgTGCAAACACCGTATCAGGGCTTTACAACTTACAAACTTATATTTCATGTTTTGCATTTTTGTGATCATTGAATGGATTATCTTTCCAATAATGATAAACTCATTCATAGCGCACAAAACTGAGAATCGGCGCTTAGAGAACGTTGTAAACAGGCGATATCCTGTTGAtgtaaacacttataataagtattatattctgttttacgtattcgaaataataataggaGTGAAAACAGTATACTTAGTATTGATggtcgatatattattattgtctatcgGTTGGGCGATAATTATTCAATACGAAGTACTGGCTGAAGCGTTTAAGAACATCGGGTATAATGAAAACCTTCAAAAGG atcatGATCATGATGtagatgattataaatattttaaatcaattttgtttgatCAACAACAACTTGATtc gaAAGTAAAACTTTATTTTCCAATTGTGAAGCCTATTGTGTTGATGCATGTTGCTATTAATTCAGTCTTATTCATAATGTTGTCGAACTCATTCTTAAtg GTTTTCTTATCAACAGAATCATTTACTTATAAAATCGTAAACCTATTCAAGATCGGCACtggaattttatatatatgtttacaattatttctgtattgtcatttatttgataatattaacttaaaa AGAAAATCTGTCAACCTTGGAATATATTCTTGTAATTGGACGAAgatggatttaaaatttaaaaagttattattattaaccatgCAGATCAATGACGCTAATTATATAACGATTAAAGCTTCGACaaaaacaattgtcaatttaccAATATTTGCTAAc GTTTTAATGACGTCTTACAACATTGTATCCGTCATGGTAAAAACAATGAGTAAATATAGAAAGACATAA
- the LOC100169460 gene encoding stomatin-like protein 2, mitochondrial, producing MFVCKLNPMRFTTIAKHQRLLSREPSILSSIALARFKSSNPFNTGILFVPQQEAWIVERMGKFNRILEPGLNFLIPFLDRIGYVQSLKELAIDIPKQTAVTLDNVTLNIDGVLYLRVNDPYLASYGVEDPEFAITQLAQTTMRSELGKISLDKVFRERENLNFAIVESLNKASASWGLVCFRYEIRDIKLPNRVQEAMQMQVEAERKKRAAILDSEGIREADINVAEGKRQSTILASEADQQEQINRAQGEANALLAVAEAKAKGIRLIADALKQTDGYNAASLKVAESYVEAFGKLAKSTNTVIIPSNTSDVSSMVTQAMSIYKTLTSKSKQSRRLSEEDK from the exons ATGTTCGTTTGTAAACTAAATCCCATGCGATTCACAACTATTGCAAAG cATCAAAGACTGTTATCGAGAGAACCATCTATCCTGTCATCAATTGCATTGGCAAGATTTAAAAGTAGTAATCCATTCAACACTGGAATTCTATTTGTTCCACAACAAGAG GCATGGATTGTTGAACGAATGGGTAAATTTAATCGAATTTTAGAACCAGGCTTAAACTTTTTGATACCTTTCTTAGATCGCATTGGTTATGTTCAGAGTTTAAAGGAATTAGCCATTGATATTCCTAAACAAACTGCTGTAACTTTAG aTAATGTAACACTTAATATTGatggtgtattatatttaagagtCAATGATCCTTATTTAGCAAGTTATGGAGTTGAAGATCCAGAGTTTGCAATTACTCAATTGGCTCAAACCACAATGAG ATCAGAATTAGGAAAAATATCTTTAGACAAAGTTTTTCGAGAACGAGAAAATTTAAACTTTGCAATTGTTGAAAGCCTTAATAAAGCAAGTGCATCATGGGGACTAGTATGTTTCCGTTATGAAATTC gtgATATAAAACTTCCTAATAGAGTACAAGAAGCTATGCAGATGCAAGTGGAAGCTGAGAGGAAAAAACGTGCAGCTATTCTAGATTCTGAAGGTATTCGTGAAGCTGACATAAATGTAGCTGAGGGGAAAAGACAATCAACAATTTTAGCTTCAG agGCTGACCAACAAGAGCAAATTAACAGAGCGCAAGGAGAAGCCAATGCTTTATTAGCAGTAGCTGAAGCCAAAGCCAAAGGAATACGATTGATAGCTGATGCTCTTAAACAAACA gaTGGTTATAATGCTGCATCCCTTAAAGTAGCTGAATCATACGTAGAAGCTTTTGGAAAATTAGCTAAATCTACAAATACTGTTATTATCCCTAGCAACACTTCAGATGTTTCATCGATGGTGACACAG gccATGTCCATTTACAAAACGCTAACAAGTAAATCTAAACAGTCAAGAAGATTGAGCGAGGAAGACAAATAA
- the LOC100159876 gene encoding U1 small nuclear ribonucleoprotein C (The RefSeq protein has 1 substitution compared to this genomic sequence) yields MPKYYCDYCDTYLTHDSPSVRKTHCQGRKHKDNVKFYYQKWMEEQAQNLIDATTAAYKAGKIGMKGVCIPPPNMGQSAPQMYMPPGSIMPPGQMPMGAPPMMSMPPMMRPPMGQMPMGAPPPMMPPMPPNMRPPMMSNPPPNVQAQ; encoded by the coding sequence ATGCCGAAATACTATTGTGATTATTGCGATACGTACCTGACGCACGATTCGCCATCGGTGAGGAAGACTCACTGCCAGGGCCGCAAGCACAAGGATAACGTCAAATTTTACTATCAGAAGTGGATGGAGGAACAGGCACAGAACCTGATTGACGCCACAACGGCTGCATACAAAGCTGGCAAGATCGGCATGAAGGGAGTGTGTATACCGCCACCGAACATGGGCCAATCGGCACCACAAATGTCTATGCCACCGGGTTCGATCATGCCGCCGGGACAGATGCCCATGGGTGCCCCGCCAATGATGTCCATGCCGCCAATGATGAGACCACCCATGGGACAGATGCCGATGGGTGCACCGCCACCAATGATGCCACCGATGCCACCCAATATGAGACCGCCTATGATGAGCAATCCACCTCCTAATGTCCAAGcgcaataa